AGGATGAATGCAGAGGGTATTTTTGAATTCACAGATAAAGAAAAAGTGCGGAGTTGAGGTTGGAAAAATACTTTTTTACAAAGGAGAAAAATTAAATGAATATTACAGTATATCTTGGTGCAAATGAAGGTAACAATCCGTCGTTAAAAAGGGCAGTCAAAGAACTGGGAACCTGGATTGGAAAAAGTGGCAACGCACTTATTTACGGAGGTTCTAAAAGTGGTTTGATGGGAGCATTAGCCGATAGTGTATTGAATGCAGGCGGCAATGTTACGGGTGTTGAGCCACAATTTTTTATTGAAAATGAATTTCAGCACGAAGGAATTACAAAACTGATCGTAACTAAGGATATGTCGGAACGAAAAAACAAAATGATTGAACTTGGCAATGCATTTATTGCATTTCCTGGAGGAACAGGTACTTTGGAAGAAATAACTGAGATTATGTCAAAAGTATCACTGAAGCAGTTAAATGCACCGTGTATTGTATATAATCTTAATGGTTACTATGATGGCTTAAAAGCAATGCTTAAACATATGATTGACATGGGATTGTCATCAGAGGAAAGACAAAAAGGAATATATTTTGCAGAAAGCCTGGAGCAAATAACAGACATTTTATGCTCTTTGAAAGAGGATTAGCAGAAACCAGATTCAAATGTTGGGATAGAAATAAAAGCAACAGCAACGGATTCTTTAAGCCCCTTCCGATCTAAATCATAGAAAGGAAGGGGGAAGTGCATATGTACTTATCGGTATTCAACAATATCTGTGAATGGCTTCCGTGGTCTTTTAGCTGGAGCTTCATTTGCAAATCCAACAGCAACAATTCCGGTTAACTGGTTGTCTGTTTTGATAAAATCTACAAGTTCATTATACGCAAAACACGTATTTGCAATCCATAATGTACCTAATCCATGTTCTGTTGCTGTCAATATCATGTTTTCAATAGCGGCGCCTATGGATAGTGAATCGCAAATTTCCACGATGCGTTTTTCATTTTCAATACCTTCAAATGGAGTTTTCTGATTTGTGTTAAGCACTGCTATAAGACATGGCGCCTCTTCCATAATTCTGACAGTATTTTCAGCATCTGGTATGGCAAACGCCCATTCTTTCATAAGTGCATGCGTGATTTTTTCTGAATTTATGCCCTGGCGCATAACATCAACCAATTTCTCTTTTTCTTTGCCTTGATATACAATAAACTTCCAAGGCTGCCTGTTTTTGGCAGACGGAGCAAGAGTCGCACTATATATTATATCTTCAATTAATTCCTTGTTAATTTTATCCGCTTTATATTTTCTTATACTTCTTCTGTTCTCAATTTCCTGAATCATAGATATCCCCCAGCTGATATAAATAGCATTTACAGTGACTATTCCTTGCAGAAAAGCACCCAAAGGTGCTTTTCTGGTGAAGGATGAACATACAATGTAGTCCGTTACAAGATTTAGATTTCCTTTAAGTCCAACGTGTCCCGAAAGATAGAGATGCTCCGGTTTAAGATTCCGTTCATATAAGCAATCGCAGTTCCATAGTTTGTCATAGGAATGTGTGCATCTTCGGCACATTTTAGACGATATTTCATTTCTCGTTCGTTTAACATACAGCCTCCGCAGTGGATAATGAGCTGATATTCGGAAAGATTCAGTGGAAATTCAGTTCCGCTTGTAAATTCAAATTCAAAATCTTTTTCGGTGTATCGGCGAATCAGATTTGGAAGCTTAACAGTTCCGATATCACCGCATTGGCGGTGATGTGTGCATCCTTCGCTAATCAGAATTTTGTCACCTTTTTTTAATTTGTCCAGTGTATATGCGCCATGCACTACTGTTTTCAGGTTTCCTTTATATCTTGCAAATAGTATGGAAAATGAAGTTAATGGTACATGTTCAGGAACAATGGCAGATACTTGTTTGAAGGCTTGACTGTCTGTAATGACCAGGTCTGGATCGCGACCGAGTTTTTTTAATGTATCAGCCAGTTCTGTTTCTCTTACAACAATGGAAACGGCACCGGACTCCAGAATATCACGGATGGTTTGCTGCTGTGGAAGAATCAGTCTGCCTTTTGGTGCAGCAGAATCGATTGGCACAACAAGAACAATCAGGTCCATTGGACGGATTAGGTCGTGTACGATATATCGGTCATTATCAGAAGAAGGAATGAGCTTTCCGATTAATTCCTTCAGTTCCTGGATATTGCTGTGATCCTGTGCACTGACCCACAAAATGTGTTCAGAAGGAATTTGACAGGATTCGACAATATCAGCTTTTATGGAGTCCAGAGTGTTGCAGACATCAGAATCAGACTGATTGTCCGGACAGACTTTGGAGACAGCCAGATCTGCTTTATTCAATACAACAATATAAGGAATATTCTTATCCTGAATGCGGGTAAGAATTTTTTTGTCTTCTTCAGTCATACCGACAGTTCCGTCTATAACAAGAATTGCGATGTCGGTTTTATTCAACATTTGATAGGCTTTCTGAATACGCAGTTTTCCCAAAATATCTGCATCATCATCAAGTCCCGGAGTATCGATGATGACGACTGGACCCAAAGGTAAAAGCTCCATAGATTTTAAGACAGGATCTGTCGTTGTGCCTTTGATATCAGACACAATTGCCAGATTCTGCCCGGTCAATGCATTGATAACGCTGGATTTTCCAGCATTTCGTTTTCCAAAGATACCGATATGAAGCCGCTCGGCGGACGGTGTATTATTTAAGCTCATAATGGAACTCCTTATAACAAAGAATGTGCCAAAGCACATTCTTGAATAGATATAAAATAGTGACGTTGTAAATGATTTTGTACGTGTGTTCAACTTTAAATATTGAGTGAGTCTCCTCTGGAAGTCACCACCTGGTATCCGACAGATGCCATGCGGCGTTCCAGACAGTGCCGGCATTGTGCCGATTCGTCACCGGTACAGATTTTATTATCGTAGAGAAGATAATCTTTTCGCACTTCTGTCGGTGACAGGTTCGGCATGACAACATTTGCACCTGCAAGGATTCCAAGCTCACGGCCTTTCGGGTGAATGGTTCCAAGCGCGGTCGTAGCCGGAAGCAGGACCTTCGGCAGCATTAGCCGGATCAGGCCAAGCATAAAGAGCGTAAGCTCTAGTGTACCGGCAGGCTGGTCTGCAAATGGCGTATCATGATGCGGAATGAAAGGTCCGATTCCTACCATATGAGGATTAAGTTCCTTTAAGAATAACATATCTTCTGCCAGATATTCTGGTGTCTGATAAGGTGCTCCAACCATAAATCCGGTTCCGACCTGATATCCGATATCTTTCAAATCCCAGAGACACTGCTGTCTGTGAGCAGCACTTAAGATTGGCGGGTGGAGCTTAGCGTAATGTTCAGGATTGTAAGTCTCATGGCGCAAGAGATAACGGTCTGCGCCAGCATCAAAGAATGCCTGATAACTGTCTTTTTTCCACTCTCCAATGGAAAGAGTGATCGCACATTGTGGAAAATGTTCTCGGATTCGTCTGACAATGTGGATAATCCGCTCTTCTGTAAAATATCCATCTTCTCCACCTTGCAGGACAAATGTGCGAAATCCCAGATTATAGCCTTCCTGGCAGCAGCGAAGAATGGTATCCTCGTCCAGACGATACCGGTGTGCTGCTGCATTACTTTTTCGGATACCACAATAGAGGCAATCGTTTCGACAATAGTTTGTAAACTCGATCAGACCACGGACATAAACGTTATGCCCATAGTATTTGTGGCGTTCTTCTCTGGCAAGTTCGAAAAGGTACTCGGAAAGTTCCGGCGTGCGATTCTTAATCAGTTCGGTCCACTCTTCAAGTGAAAGCTCCTGATTTTTATGTAATTTGTCAATAAGTTCCTTCGGTCCGGTCATAGTACCTCCTGCATGTAATTACCATATTTGTAAAAACTGCCACATAGCTGGTGTGGGTTGATAAAGAATGCTTCTGCAACGTTATTTTCCACCATCTTGTAGCAGCATAAAAGTTTATTTCAAAGTCTATTTATTTTTCTGCGCTTCCAGATAATCATTCAACTCAGAATTCAGGATATCTGTAATAAACATATGTCCCGGTGCATGTGTGATTACGATTGGAAGTTTTGCATTTTCGATGGCAGCCTGAGGTGTAACTCCGCATGGCCAGAATACAGGGATTTCACCTTCGTAGATATCAACGGCTTCGCCGTAATCCGGTTTCATGACATCCATAACACCGACTTCTTCCGGATTGCCCATCTGTACCGGAGCACCGTGTACATTTGGCATCTTCACTGTAATATCATAAGCTTTCTGTGCATTTTCCGG
The sequence above is drawn from the Dorea formicigenerans genome and encodes:
- a CDS encoding TIGR00730 family Rossman fold protein, which encodes MNITVYLGANEGNNPSLKRAVKELGTWIGKSGNALIYGGSKSGLMGALADSVLNAGGNVTGVEPQFFIENEFQHEGITKLIVTKDMSERKNKMIELGNAFIAFPGGTGTLEEITEIMSKVSLKQLNAPCIVYNLNGYYDGLKAMLKHMIDMGLSSEERQKGIYFAESLEQITDILCSLKED
- a CDS encoding nitroreductase family protein; protein product: MIQEIENRRSIRKYKADKINKELIEDIIYSATLAPSAKNRQPWKFIVYQGKEKEKLVDVMRQGINSEKITHALMKEWAFAIPDAENTVRIMEEAPCLIAVLNTNQKTPFEGIENEKRIVEICDSLSIGAAIENMILTATEHGLGTLWIANTCFAYNELVDFIKTDNQLTGIVAVGFANEAPAKRPRKPFTDIVEYR
- the hydF gene encoding [FeFe] hydrogenase H-cluster maturation GTPase HydF, yielding MSLNNTPSAERLHIGIFGKRNAGKSSVINALTGQNLAIVSDIKGTTTDPVLKSMELLPLGPVVIIDTPGLDDDADILGKLRIQKAYQMLNKTDIAILVIDGTVGMTEEDKKILTRIQDKNIPYIVVLNKADLAVSKVCPDNQSDSDVCNTLDSIKADIVESCQIPSEHILWVSAQDHSNIQELKELIGKLIPSSDNDRYIVHDLIRPMDLIVLVVPIDSAAPKGRLILPQQQTIRDILESGAVSIVVRETELADTLKKLGRDPDLVITDSQAFKQVSAIVPEHVPLTSFSILFARYKGNLKTVVHGAYTLDKLKKGDKILISEGCTHHRQCGDIGTVKLPNLIRRYTEKDFEFEFTSGTEFPLNLSEYQLIIHCGGCMLNEREMKYRLKCAEDAHIPMTNYGTAIAYMNGILNRSISIFRDTLDLKEI
- the hydE gene encoding [FeFe] hydrogenase H-cluster radical SAM maturase HydE, whose product is MTGPKELIDKLHKNQELSLEEWTELIKNRTPELSEYLFELAREERHKYYGHNVYVRGLIEFTNYCRNDCLYCGIRKSNAAAHRYRLDEDTILRCCQEGYNLGFRTFVLQGGEDGYFTEERIIHIVRRIREHFPQCAITLSIGEWKKDSYQAFFDAGADRYLLRHETYNPEHYAKLHPPILSAAHRQQCLWDLKDIGYQVGTGFMVGAPYQTPEYLAEDMLFLKELNPHMVGIGPFIPHHDTPFADQPAGTLELTLFMLGLIRLMLPKVLLPATTALGTIHPKGRELGILAGANVVMPNLSPTEVRKDYLLYDNKICTGDESAQCRHCLERRMASVGYQVVTSRGDSLNI